From Paenibacillus sp. PK3_47, the proteins below share one genomic window:
- a CDS encoding copper amine oxidase N-terminal domain-containing protein has protein sequence MLKKLLLLSILGFPLFLGTTPHPASAKAAEEVKFHLTYSNNSTITGSTTGTARIKNGVSYLPANIVNGLGIEMKWDSAGRRASFSGWNKSFAVRLGSPTGILDKVTVNLGGTPFLEEDELFIPAKFLVKALEGGTLRWDPKTRSLMANGLHMYRGYSESYKGSLYTLSIDTGDLYVSAGQGSPKTKLANLGSGLDSVHFKFEDTPGGLRVLRVVNSYGEPHRFLEYFTFILNNGALLRQSSTDIYSTFAEPALWSEGRLLLNDGKTVRLIEDSTGAVVETVDLTKLMHGEADQKYNVEAFYRDIAIIRPLDTASLTLVDRTSGTQTVLYEKLLNGEERQWLLLQRDSMFPGDNFRFSGRNGNELTITAGHIGPENNEKKFIYTLPAAE, from the coding sequence ATGTTAAAAAAGCTGCTGCTGCTCTCTATCCTCGGATTTCCGCTGTTCTTGGGAACCACGCCACATCCCGCATCGGCCAAAGCCGCGGAAGAAGTGAAATTTCATCTGACCTACAGCAACAACAGCACAATAACCGGCAGCACAACAGGCACTGCCCGGATTAAAAACGGAGTCTCCTATCTGCCTGCAAACATTGTGAATGGTCTCGGGATAGAAATGAAATGGGATTCCGCCGGGAGGCGCGCCTCCTTCAGCGGCTGGAACAAAAGCTTTGCCGTACGGCTCGGCAGCCCCACCGGAATCCTGGATAAGGTAACGGTCAACCTTGGCGGAACACCTTTTCTGGAGGAGGACGAGCTGTTTATTCCCGCCAAGTTTCTGGTCAAGGCACTTGAAGGCGGTACGCTCCGCTGGGACCCCAAGACCCGCAGCCTTATGGCTAACGGTCTGCATATGTACCGCGGTTATTCGGAGAGCTACAAAGGCAGCCTCTACACTTTGTCAATAGATACCGGTGATCTGTATGTTTCCGCCGGCCAAGGATCACCAAAGACCAAGCTGGCTAATCTGGGCAGCGGCCTGGACAGCGTTCATTTTAAATTCGAAGACACTCCGGGCGGTCTGAGGGTACTTCGTGTCGTCAATTCTTACGGCGAACCGCATCGTTTCCTGGAATATTTCACTTTTATTCTTAACAACGGGGCACTCCTCCGCCAGAGCAGCACTGATATTTATTCTACCTTTGCCGAACCCGCTCTGTGGTCCGAAGGCAGGCTGCTCTTGAACGACGGGAAGACAGTGCGGTTGATCGAAGACAGTACAGGTGCGGTAGTCGAAACGGTCGACTTGACGAAGTTAATGCACGGGGAAGCGGACCAGAAGTACAATGTAGAAGCCTTTTACCGGGATATCGCCATCATCCGCCCGTTGGACACTGCATCCTTAACCTTGGTAGACCGCACCTCCGGCACGCAGACTGTTTTGTATGAGAAATTACTTAACGGGGAGGAACGGCAGTGGCTGCTGCTGCAGCGCGATTCCATGTTTCCGGGCGATAACTTCAGGTTTTCGGGACGAAACGGGAATGAGCTCACCATTACGGCCGGTCACATCGGTCCCGAGAACAACGAGAAGAAATTCATCTATACACTGCCTGCCGCAGAGTAG
- a CDS encoding sugar ABC transporter permease: MSELDPSISMPVKDKPAAAAVRFRTASLSKLTVQENVLAYVFLAPSLLLFGVFLFYPLLKSVYLSLHSTDPAGRIAAYVGFDNFADLFASGQFLDGIRVTALFALLTVPAGMLLALVLAALTHNRLHGKRLFQFAFSLPLVLSVGSAAVIWKFLFHPTLGMLNYLLELAGFAPVAWLVNPDTALLSVSLMTVWMNLGFNFIILSSGMQGLPEEVYESAKIDGAGAITVFRRITLPLLSPTLFFVLVVSVISAFQAFGQINILTSGGPMDSTNVFVYSIYREAFVNFRFGTGSAQALMLFLVIMLLTLIQFKWVERKVHYQ, translated from the coding sequence ATGAGTGAGCTTGATCCTTCAATATCTATGCCGGTAAAAGATAAGCCTGCAGCGGCAGCCGTCCGCTTCCGCACAGCATCATTAAGCAAGCTTACCGTACAGGAGAATGTGCTTGCTTATGTTTTTCTGGCACCTTCGTTGCTGCTGTTCGGGGTATTTCTGTTTTACCCGCTGCTGAAATCCGTTTATCTGAGTCTGCACAGCACAGATCCGGCCGGCAGAATCGCTGCCTACGTTGGTTTTGATAATTTTGCTGATTTGTTTGCCTCAGGACAGTTTCTGGACGGTATCCGGGTCACGGCATTATTTGCACTCCTGACGGTGCCGGCGGGAATGCTGCTCGCACTGGTGCTGGCGGCGCTTACCCACAACCGTCTGCACGGTAAAAGACTGTTCCAGTTTGCATTTTCCCTGCCTCTGGTATTGTCCGTCGGCTCAGCGGCAGTGATCTGGAAATTCCTCTTCCATCCTACGCTGGGGATGCTGAATTACCTGCTTGAGCTGGCCGGATTTGCTCCGGTAGCGTGGCTGGTCAATCCGGATACAGCACTGTTATCCGTATCCTTAATGACGGTGTGGATGAATCTCGGGTTCAACTTTATTATCCTGTCCAGCGGTATGCAGGGACTGCCTGAAGAAGTATATGAGAGCGCCAAAATAGACGGAGCGGGAGCGATAACCGTTTTTCGCAGAATCACCCTGCCCCTGTTGTCTCCGACCTTGTTTTTTGTTCTGGTGGTTTCAGTGATTAGCGCTTTTCAGGCCTTCGGACAGATTAATATCCTTACCTCAGGCGGCCCGATGGACAGCACGAATGTTTTTGTCTATTCCATCTACCGCGAGGCCTTTGTCAATTTCCGCTTCGGGACGGGCAGTGCACAGGCGCTTATGCTGTTCCTGGTCATTATGCTGCTCACCTTAATCCAGTTCAAATGGGTGGAAAGGAAAGTACATTACCAATGA
- a CDS encoding carbohydrate ABC transporter permease, with amino-acid sequence MKKPKAAQGLLFLALSAAAVMVLYPVVYSFFMAVMSPEEASAYPPSVIPQSFRPENFREVFEIIPIATFIGNTFLVSAMVMAGQLVTASLAAYAFAQMNFKGKGIMFSLFVATMMVPWEVTMIPNYLTVRSLGWLDSYQGLTVPFLATAFGTFLLRQFFMQLPKELFEAAKIDGCGHIRYFLFHMLPLSRPALGTLAVYSFLNMYNSYLWPLLITNSKPMRTVQIGISMLEFQESTSWNLVFAGISLAILPSLLLLVFGLKQLVRGMSAGALKG; translated from the coding sequence ATGAAAAAGCCAAAAGCAGCACAAGGACTGCTCTTCCTTGCACTTAGCGCCGCAGCGGTGATGGTGCTTTATCCCGTAGTGTACAGCTTTTTTATGGCGGTGATGAGTCCGGAGGAAGCCAGTGCATATCCGCCGTCTGTCATTCCGCAGAGCTTTCGTCCCGAGAATTTCCGCGAGGTGTTCGAGATTATTCCGATCGCCACTTTCATCGGCAACACCTTTCTGGTATCGGCGATGGTAATGGCCGGCCAGCTGGTAACCGCGAGTCTGGCTGCATATGCCTTTGCCCAGATGAATTTTAAAGGAAAGGGAATCATGTTCAGCCTGTTTGTCGCTACGATGATGGTACCCTGGGAAGTGACGATGATCCCCAACTATTTAACGGTCCGCAGCCTGGGGTGGCTCGACAGTTATCAAGGGCTGACCGTTCCTTTTCTGGCTACGGCATTCGGCACGTTCCTGCTGCGCCAGTTCTTTATGCAGCTCCCCAAAGAGCTGTTCGAGGCTGCGAAGATCGACGGATGCGGGCATATCCGTTACTTCCTGTTCCATATGCTGCCGCTCTCCAGACCGGCGCTGGGCACCCTGGCCGTTTACTCCTTTTTGAATATGTACAATTCATACCTCTGGCCGCTGCTGATTACGAACAGCAAACCGATGCGTACGGTGCAGATCGGCATTTCCATGCTTGAGTTTCAGGAATCCACCTCGTGGAACCTTGTATTCGCCGGGATTTCACTCGCGATCCTCCCTTCACTGCTGCTGCTGGTATTCGGGCTGAAGCAGCTTGTCCGGGGCATGTCGGCTGGAGCGTTAAAAGGCTGA
- a CDS encoding ABC transporter substrate-binding protein: protein MKKARFQKRMVVTLAGMLLVLSGCGNGNGNNNNNSNAGGNNNQTENSAAANAEGTVSAAAAGPVKITWWHSMSGAGEKAINGIVSAFNESQENIEVEAVYQGKYDESLNKLKASIGSDSGPDLIQVYEIGSKFMIDSKLITPVQQFIDEDNYDLSGLEPNIIRYYTIDDKLNAMPFNTSNPILYYNKDAFKAAGLDPEKPPATFEEFEAAAAALSKDGKAGATIAIYGWFMEQLFANQNADYVNNGNGRESAATESLLASEAGVKTLEWWKKMVDDGVVANLGRDTDDTDAAFAAGQVAMTLNSTASLRNMVEAAGGKFEVGTGFLPKPEAAKEGGVIVGGASLYIMNNKPEAQQKAAWEFIKYVASPEVQADWSVNTGYFPIHQGAYDQQVLKDNMVKYPQFQTAVDQLHASSASAATSGAVMGVFPEARQIVEGAIEEALNGQKQPKQALEDAAKQITGKIGQYNDTVK, encoded by the coding sequence ATGAAAAAAGCACGCTTTCAAAAAAGAATGGTTGTAACGCTCGCCGGTATGCTGCTGGTACTTTCAGGCTGCGGCAACGGCAACGGCAACAATAACAACAATTCAAATGCAGGTGGAAACAACAATCAGACTGAGAACAGTGCTGCAGCCAATGCGGAAGGTACAGTCAGTGCCGCCGCTGCCGGGCCTGTCAAAATCACCTGGTGGCATTCCATGTCCGGCGCCGGAGAAAAGGCGATCAATGGTATTGTTTCAGCGTTCAATGAGAGCCAGGAAAATATTGAAGTTGAAGCCGTATATCAGGGGAAATATGATGAAAGCTTGAATAAGCTTAAAGCCTCTATCGGCTCGGACAGCGGGCCGGACCTGATCCAGGTGTATGAGATCGGCAGCAAGTTCATGATCGACTCCAAGCTGATTACCCCGGTACAGCAGTTTATAGACGAGGACAATTATGATTTGTCCGGGCTGGAGCCGAATATTATCCGGTATTACACCATTGACGATAAATTGAATGCTATGCCTTTTAATACGTCTAATCCCATTCTCTACTATAATAAGGATGCCTTCAAGGCAGCGGGACTGGACCCGGAGAAACCGCCTGCAACGTTCGAGGAATTTGAGGCAGCGGCAGCCGCACTCAGCAAGGATGGTAAGGCGGGTGCGACGATTGCGATCTACGGCTGGTTTATGGAGCAGTTATTCGCCAATCAAAATGCTGATTATGTAAATAACGGCAACGGGAGGGAATCCGCTGCTACGGAATCTCTGCTTGCTTCCGAAGCCGGGGTGAAAACGCTGGAATGGTGGAAAAAGATGGTTGATGACGGTGTGGTTGCCAATTTGGGACGGGATACCGATGATACGGATGCTGCCTTTGCTGCCGGCCAGGTGGCTATGACGCTGAATTCTACGGCATCGCTGCGGAACATGGTTGAGGCCGCCGGCGGCAAATTTGAAGTCGGGACAGGCTTTCTGCCCAAACCGGAAGCGGCGAAGGAAGGCGGAGTCATCGTCGGCGGTGCCAGTCTCTACATCATGAATAACAAGCCGGAAGCCCAGCAAAAAGCGGCATGGGAATTCATTAAATATGTAGCTTCACCGGAAGTTCAGGCGGACTGGAGTGTGAACACAGGCTACTTCCCGATTCATCAGGGAGCTTACGACCAGCAGGTGCTTAAGGATAATATGGTGAAATATCCGCAATTCCAGACCGCAGTGGACCAGCTTCACGCTTCGAGTGCATCGGCGGCTACATCGGGTGCGGTAATGGGAGTATTCCCGGAAGCGCGTCAGATCGTGGAAGGTGCGATTGAAGAAGCGCTGAACGGGCAAAAGCAGCCCAAGCAGGCCCTTGAAGATGCTGCCAAGCAAATTACCGGGAAGATCGGGCAGTATAATGACACTGTAAAATAG
- a CDS encoding glycosyltransferase family 1 protein — protein MRLALFTDTYLPQTNGVARTLHRLTGYLNRRGIEHLLFTPKSAPEEGYADPVRTVASIPFFLYPECRLALPSMSSIHNELKAFHPDLLHMATPFNLGLCGLRYARKQNLPHVASYHTHFDRYLEYYRMRRIVPLYWKYMKWFHRTCDAILAPSQETVDYLQNQGFNRLRTWSRGVDCSLYTPDKRSSTVRERYCVSAPLLLLYVGRIAPEKDITTLLLAMRQLPESIAAAVHLLVVGDGPLLPELQEQAPDNVTFAGSKYGEELAELYASADMFVFPSATETFGNVVLEAMASGLPVIAADAGGSRDLIVPGVTGTVFAAHQPGTLVQEICAAVLHPGLRAAMGAEGRKQALCRSWEQIFDGLIRNYENVIESRRSKGHAEIPGIFSA, from the coding sequence ATGCGTTTAGCCTTGTTCACAGACACTTATCTTCCCCAAACCAACGGTGTGGCCCGTACGCTCCACAGGCTTACAGGCTACCTCAACCGCAGGGGCATAGAACATTTGCTGTTTACGCCAAAATCCGCTCCCGAAGAAGGATACGCCGATCCGGTCCGGACGGTTGCCAGCATTCCGTTTTTTCTGTATCCCGAGTGCCGGCTGGCTCTGCCCAGCATGTCATCGATCCACAATGAACTGAAAGCCTTCCATCCCGATCTGCTGCATATGGCCACCCCGTTTAACCTCGGTCTCTGCGGGCTCCGTTATGCCCGGAAACAGAACCTCCCCCACGTTGCCTCCTATCACACTCATTTTGACCGTTACCTCGAATATTACCGGATGCGCAGAATCGTTCCGCTCTACTGGAAATACATGAAATGGTTCCACCGCACCTGTGATGCTATCCTCGCCCCGTCCCAGGAAACCGTGGACTACCTGCAGAATCAAGGCTTCAACCGGCTGCGGACATGGTCCAGAGGGGTTGACTGCAGCCTGTATACACCTGACAAGCGCAGTAGTACTGTCCGGGAACGCTACTGTGTTTCTGCCCCTTTGCTGCTGCTGTATGTCGGCAGAATCGCCCCGGAAAAGGATATAACCACCCTTCTGCTGGCCATGCGCCAGCTGCCGGAGTCGATCGCGGCTGCTGTTCATCTGCTCGTTGTGGGGGACGGCCCGCTGCTGCCGGAGCTGCAGGAGCAGGCGCCGGATAACGTTACCTTTGCCGGCAGCAAATACGGGGAAGAACTGGCGGAGCTGTATGCTTCGGCGGATATGTTTGTCTTTCCATCCGCTACAGAGACCTTCGGCAATGTTGTTCTGGAAGCGATGGCTTCCGGCCTGCCGGTGATCGCTGCCGATGCAGGAGGTAGCAGAGACCTCATCGTACCCGGCGTGACCGGCACGGTATTTGCAGCGCATCAGCCCGGGACGCTAGTGCAGGAGATATGCGCTGCCGTCCTGCACCCCGGTCTGCGCGCAGCGATGGGTGCGGAAGGACGCAAGCAGGCGCTGTGCCGCTCCTGGGAGCAGATTTTCGACGGGCTCATCAGGAATTATGAGAATGTAATTGAGAGCAGGCGCAGTAAAGGCCATGCGGAAATTCCGGGAATATTCAGTGCCTGA
- a CDS encoding choice-of-anchor I family protein: MNSTGKTILSLLLAAELAAGTALAAGPLAAAAAAIPGTPYNASGIYDVTVPHIIINQVYGGGDAGTTEGYFSKGFIELYNPTDSDVNLNGWSVQYSDPHMNGTWSKLELAGVIKARSSYLITDDKNNPVHQSDISSKGDQQWKDLLFYNKGMKVVLLSSTDLLETANPFLAKTPAYVDMIGTAGNDNGSAIDGYESEYPTGKSGGTSKQKSVRRADYADTDNNKRDLAQISFADLDASAMNLMRPHSSSDGAWGVTAPALGIANTSLPDAAAGSPYTVSLSVYGGTAPYSFAAAGLPDGLNIDAVSGTISGTPLEAGTSSVTLTVYDSAAPSVKAEALLPLTVQQTVEDVISITKIGGYSVGTTSEDGGVAEIVKYNRDNGKFYLVNGATQPASVDIVNLKDGVHPEKEASINVEQLAETGGFVYGDLTSVDINTAAKRIAVAVQEADAMKNGKVLVLDYDGKHLETYEAGVQPDMIKYTEDGRYILTADEAEPRTLEGDPEGSVTIIDTVTKEVQLVKFDNPALVDDLVHIRGAVDPESKLITGKGGKEEAVRDLEPEFIELSDDQTTAYVSLQENNAIAAIDIASRKLLWVKGLGVKDLSLPGNGLDLLSDKMINLENVPFYGVYMPDGISQYTVNGKTYLFTANEGDATEWDSKENATKIGKIKSSLNPESEAAKFLNGNTKYDGVEVMSDMGHDGVYLYGGRSFSIWEADTMKQVYDSGSDFEKITAERLPAYFNASNSNTTLDSRSPKKGPEPEYVKVGKVGKNALAFVGLERIGGLMTYDVTHPEEPQFVNYINTRIFTPKDNLETDTGPEGIEFIPAADSPTGLPLVLVANEVGGTVAVYQLNVTKVSLDQSSLSLKAGGAGAALKAGVEYGKGAAQGLNWSSSNSAVASVDQNGTVTPHAAGSVVVSVYSADGYGLAESQVTVAAADPVISQPGTGSNPSGGTGTGTGTSTPVTAAPEAAVSIEAGKAVIAVTSAADASGNVSFAVTAEQVAAALEALNPSAAKELVFRIPADGAEGDITLKVPAAAWAGIAGSTLETVTLTGGKGTISFDRAAVSAIQSSAGGEEISLSIAAASPGSSPAADSLVGSRPAVRLTVQAGTRNISSFGSGTAAVSIPYTLASGEDSNAVAAYNVTAEGGLVVLPGSSYNTATGQLSFRTGHFSIYAVGYNKPAFTDTANSYAKDSITYLAARGVITGISAEQFGLKSRLSRADAALLLARLAGAELNTPASGSFTDVKPADYFASAVTWASTNKIVNGTGDGKFEPKAAVTREQLAVMIIRLAEAMNWNLPATGASAAFADQQSISAYALEAAEAAVQAGILSGQAAAGGSVNFAPQASATREETAHMLAKLLQAVQ, encoded by the coding sequence TTGAATTCAACTGGCAAAACGATCCTCTCACTTCTCCTCGCCGCAGAGCTTGCGGCCGGTACGGCATTAGCGGCAGGTCCCTTGGCGGCAGCGGCCGCAGCTATCCCCGGCACCCCGTACAACGCCAGCGGCATTTATGATGTAACCGTTCCCCACATTATTATCAACCAGGTCTATGGCGGCGGAGATGCCGGAACTACAGAAGGTTATTTCTCCAAAGGTTTTATTGAACTCTATAATCCTACGGATTCGGATGTGAATTTGAACGGCTGGTCGGTGCAGTACTCCGATCCCCATATGAACGGCACATGGAGCAAGCTGGAGCTGGCCGGTGTCATCAAGGCCCGTTCCTCCTATCTGATCACAGATGATAAAAATAATCCCGTCCATCAAAGCGATATCAGCAGCAAGGGCGATCAGCAGTGGAAAGATCTTCTTTTTTATAACAAAGGGATGAAAGTGGTGCTGCTCAGCAGTACAGATCTGCTGGAAACAGCGAACCCCTTCCTGGCCAAAACCCCGGCTTATGTAGATATGATCGGCACAGCGGGAAATGACAACGGGTCTGCAATTGACGGCTATGAGAGTGAATATCCGACAGGCAAAAGCGGCGGTACCTCCAAGCAAAAGTCAGTGCGCCGTGCGGATTATGCCGATACGGATAACAATAAGAGGGATTTGGCCCAGATTTCGTTCGCTGACCTTGATGCATCGGCAATGAATCTGATGCGGCCGCACAGCAGCAGCGACGGAGCATGGGGTGTAACGGCCCCTGCACTCGGTATCGCCAATACTTCGCTTCCGGATGCGGCTGCAGGTTCTCCTTATACGGTGTCCCTCTCCGTTTACGGCGGTACAGCACCGTATTCTTTCGCTGCGGCAGGTCTGCCTGACGGCCTGAATATCGACGCAGTATCCGGTACAATCAGCGGTACCCCGCTTGAAGCCGGTACTTCATCCGTAACGCTCACCGTTTACGACAGTGCAGCACCTTCAGTTAAAGCCGAAGCGCTTCTCCCGCTGACTGTCCAACAGACAGTTGAAGATGTGATCAGCATTACAAAGATCGGCGGGTACTCGGTCGGTACAACCAGCGAGGACGGCGGTGTAGCGGAGATTGTCAAGTATAACCGGGACAACGGGAAATTCTATCTCGTTAACGGTGCTACACAACCTGCGTCGGTGGATATCGTTAATCTTAAGGATGGTGTCCATCCTGAAAAAGAAGCAAGCATCAATGTGGAACAGCTGGCGGAGACCGGAGGTTTCGTCTATGGCGACCTGACGAGTGTGGATATCAATACCGCCGCCAAGCGGATTGCTGTAGCCGTACAGGAAGCGGATGCAATGAAGAACGGCAAAGTGCTTGTCCTCGATTATGACGGCAAGCATCTGGAAACTTATGAAGCCGGGGTCCAGCCGGACATGATCAAATATACGGAAGACGGCCGTTATATTCTTACTGCTGATGAAGCGGAGCCCCGCACACTGGAAGGTGACCCTGAGGGCAGCGTAACGATAATTGATACAGTCACCAAGGAAGTACAGCTGGTTAAATTCGATAACCCGGCGCTTGTTGATGATCTTGTGCACATCCGCGGTGCAGTAGATCCCGAGAGTAAGCTGATTACCGGAAAAGGCGGAAAGGAAGAGGCCGTACGCGACCTGGAGCCGGAGTTCATTGAGCTGTCAGATGATCAGACAACAGCATATGTAAGCCTTCAGGAGAACAACGCCATAGCGGCCATCGATATTGCCTCCCGCAAGCTGCTCTGGGTCAAAGGCCTTGGAGTCAAGGATCTGAGCTTGCCAGGGAACGGGCTTGATCTGCTCAGCGACAAAATGATCAATCTGGAAAATGTACCCTTCTACGGTGTCTACATGCCGGACGGCATCAGCCAATATACGGTGAACGGCAAAACCTATCTGTTTACGGCAAACGAAGGAGATGCCACAGAATGGGACAGCAAGGAAAATGCGACGAAGATCGGTAAAATAAAATCTTCATTGAATCCGGAGTCTGAGGCCGCGAAGTTCCTGAACGGAAATACGAAGTATGACGGGGTAGAGGTCATGTCGGATATGGGCCATGACGGAGTCTATCTGTACGGGGGCCGTTCCTTCTCGATCTGGGAGGCGGACACCATGAAGCAGGTCTACGACAGCGGCAGTGATTTTGAGAAAATTACCGCAGAGCGTCTTCCCGCCTATTTCAATGCCAGCAACAGCAATACAACCCTGGACAGCCGCAGTCCCAAAAAAGGACCGGAGCCTGAATACGTCAAGGTAGGCAAGGTAGGCAAAAACGCGCTGGCATTCGTCGGACTGGAGCGGATCGGCGGTCTGATGACTTACGATGTGACCCATCCGGAAGAGCCGCAGTTTGTAAATTATATCAATACCCGCATATTCACGCCAAAAGATAATCTGGAGACCGATACAGGACCGGAAGGCATTGAATTCATCCCGGCTGCTGACAGCCCGACCGGACTGCCGCTGGTGCTGGTTGCCAACGAAGTCGGAGGAACGGTTGCTGTTTATCAGCTGAATGTAACAAAGGTCAGCCTCGACCAGTCTTCGCTGTCTTTGAAAGCAGGAGGAGCAGGTGCAGCGCTGAAAGCAGGGGTTGAATATGGTAAGGGGGCGGCGCAAGGGCTTAACTGGAGCTCCTCCAATTCTGCTGTAGCCTCAGTGGATCAGAACGGTACCGTGACTCCGCATGCAGCCGGTTCGGTAGTAGTGTCTGTATACAGTGCGGACGGCTATGGTCTGGCTGAATCACAGGTGACTGTTGCGGCCGCAGATCCGGTTATTTCCCAGCCAGGGACAGGAAGTAACCCTTCCGGCGGAACTGGAACAGGGACCGGAACATCAACGCCAGTAACGGCAGCGCCTGAAGCAGCGGTGAGTATTGAAGCCGGTAAAGCAGTCATTGCCGTTACATCAGCTGCAGATGCTTCCGGCAACGTAAGCTTCGCTGTTACCGCAGAACAGGTTGCGGCAGCACTTGAGGCGCTGAATCCTTCGGCGGCCAAAGAGCTGGTATTCCGTATCCCGGCTGATGGCGCAGAAGGTGATATTACCCTGAAGGTTCCGGCAGCGGCCTGGGCCGGTATCGCCGGCAGCACACTTGAGACAGTGACTTTGACCGGCGGGAAAGGCACCATTTCCTTCGACCGCGCGGCGGTCTCGGCCATTCAGAGCTCAGCGGGCGGTGAAGAAATCAGTCTGAGCATTGCTGCAGCAAGTCCCGGCAGTAGTCCGGCTGCGGACAGCCTGGTTGGCAGCCGTCCGGCAGTAAGACTCACAGTTCAGGCGGGCACCCGGAACATTTCCAGCTTCGGCAGCGGAACTGCGGCAGTCAGCATTCCGTATACATTGGCTTCCGGTGAAGACAGCAATGCGGTAGCGGCTTATAACGTAACCGCAGAGGGCGGATTGGTTGTCCTGCCCGGCAGCAGCTACAATACAGCAACGGGTCAGCTGTCATTCCGTACCGGACACTTCTCCATTTACGCCGTAGGCTACAACAAGCCAGCCTTCACGGATACTGCAAACAGTTACGCCAAGGATTCCATCACATATCTTGCGGCACGCGGCGTGATTACCGGCATCTCGGCAGAGCAGTTTGGCCTGAAAAGCAGGCTCAGCCGCGCTGATGCGGCCCTGCTGCTGGCCCGGCTGGCCGGGGCTGAGCTGAACACCCCGGCATCCGGCAGCTTCACGGATGTGAAGCCGGCAGACTACTTCGCATCGGCTGTGACATGGGCGAGCACGAACAAAATCGTCAATGGCACCGGAGACGGCAAGTTTGAGCCTAAAGCGGCTGTCACACGCGAGCAGCTGGCAGTGATGATTATCCGGTTGGCGGAGGCAATGAACTGGAACCTGCCGGCAACCGGAGCTTCTGCAGCATTCGCTGATCAGCAGTCCATCAGCGCTTATGCGCTGGAAGCGGCAGAGGCTGCGGTGCAGGCAGGCATCCTGTCCGGCCAGGCCGCTGCTGGCGGCAGCGTGAACTTTGCGCCGCAGGCTTCGGCTACGCGGGAGGAAACGGCGCATATGCTGGCCAAGCTGCTCCAAGCGGTGCAGTAA
- a CDS encoding GNAT family N-acetyltransferase — translation MNISFATDNDYDWIKNRDRHLQEKLIIPKISGKEIYLLRDENEAILGWMRYGYFWDNTPFMNMLWIDQPYRSQGLGKAVTVHWENDMKLQGYRMVMTSSQADEGAQHFYRKLGYTDAGCLMLDSQPLEILFTKKLN, via the coding sequence ATGAACATCTCTTTTGCAACCGATAACGACTACGACTGGATCAAGAACCGGGACCGTCATCTCCAGGAAAAGTTGATTATACCTAAAATCAGCGGAAAGGAAATTTACTTATTACGCGATGAGAATGAGGCCATCCTCGGGTGGATGCGTTACGGATACTTTTGGGACAATACACCGTTCATGAATATGCTGTGGATTGATCAGCCGTACCGCAGCCAGGGGCTGGGCAAAGCTGTGACCGTACACTGGGAGAATGACATGAAGCTGCAGGGTTACAGGATGGTTATGACTTCATCGCAAGCCGACGAGGGTGCACAGCATTTTTATAGAAAACTGGGTTATACAGATGCCGGGTGTTTAATGCTGGACAGCCAGCCTTTGGAAATACTTTTTACCAAAAAATTGAACTAA
- a CDS encoding VOC family protein, whose amino-acid sequence MGFQAGQVFINFPVKDLQASVEFFTAVGFEFDPNYTDENATCMIINDKTYAMLLTREFFSTFSSKAITDTSSHTEVITAISAVSREQVDELVKKALAAGGKPYNDPSDMGFMYTWSFQDIDGHLWEIMYMDENAQQ is encoded by the coding sequence ATGGGATTTCAGGCAGGCCAGGTTTTTATTAATTTTCCGGTAAAGGATCTGCAGGCATCGGTTGAATTTTTTACCGCTGTGGGCTTTGAGTTTGATCCGAATTATACGGATGAGAACGCTACGTGTATGATTATCAACGACAAGACGTATGCGATGCTGCTGACCCGGGAGTTTTTCAGTACCTTTTCGTCCAAGGCGATAACTGATACCTCCAGCCACACAGAAGTGATTACCGCAATTTCAGCCGTAAGCCGGGAGCAGGTGGACGAGCTGGTGAAGAAGGCGCTGGCTGCCGGAGGGAAGCCCTACAATGATCCCTCGGATATGGGTTTTATGTATACCTGGAGTTTTCAGGATATTGACGGGCATCTGTGGGAAATCATGTACATGGATGAGAACGCTCAACAGTAA